The following proteins come from a genomic window of Paenibacillus swuensis:
- a CDS encoding CoA-acylating methylmalonate-semialdehyde dehydrogenase, translated as MNNEVTTRSGNEADPLNNWIAGVSVPSASKRFDNVLNPADGKVLAQVPLSTSEDTDRAIMAARGAFPEWSRTPVPRRARVLFRYWQLLQKHADELARTITAENGKSFKEAQGEVLRGIECVEFAAGAPTLLMGSVLANIATDLDSEMFRVPLGVIGGITPFNFPMMVPCWMFPLAIACGNTFVLKPSERTPLTAMKLAELMHEAGLPNGVLNVVHGGEDVVNELTSHEGVAAISFVGSQPVAKYVHERSSAHAKRVQALAGAKNFHIVMPDANVEKTVENIIASSFGSAGERCMACSAVVVVGDGETFMEALLKSAEGMEVGPGIEEAALTPVIRLEHKQRIEHYIERGVEEGAQLLLDGRLHRQCENEGYYLGATIFDRVKPEMAIAREEIFGPVLSVFRAEQLDQALEIVNSSRYGNSAVIYTENAKAVRQFREEAEAGMLGVNVGVPAPMAFFPFSGWKNSFYGDLHANGKDGVEFYTKKKMMTSRYF; from the coding sequence ATGAACAATGAGGTCACGACACGGTCCGGAAACGAGGCTGACCCGCTTAACAACTGGATCGCAGGGGTAAGCGTTCCTTCGGCAAGCAAGCGATTCGACAACGTCTTGAACCCGGCCGACGGGAAGGTGCTTGCCCAAGTTCCCTTATCGACCAGTGAGGATACGGATCGTGCGATCATGGCCGCCAGGGGTGCTTTTCCGGAATGGAGCCGAACACCAGTCCCCCGCAGAGCGCGTGTATTATTTCGCTATTGGCAACTTCTGCAGAAGCATGCGGATGAGCTTGCGAGAACGATTACGGCCGAGAATGGAAAGAGCTTCAAGGAAGCTCAAGGCGAAGTGCTTCGCGGGATCGAATGTGTGGAATTCGCGGCAGGAGCTCCCACGCTCTTGATGGGCTCTGTACTGGCGAATATCGCGACTGATCTGGATTCGGAGATGTTTCGGGTGCCACTCGGTGTCATTGGCGGGATCACCCCGTTTAATTTCCCCATGATGGTGCCTTGCTGGATGTTTCCTTTGGCCATTGCGTGCGGAAATACATTTGTACTGAAGCCTTCAGAGCGAACGCCGCTGACCGCCATGAAGTTAGCGGAGCTTATGCATGAAGCCGGGTTGCCGAACGGTGTGCTGAACGTGGTGCACGGCGGCGAGGATGTCGTGAATGAACTGACAAGCCATGAGGGGGTTGCGGCGATTTCCTTCGTCGGCTCACAGCCTGTAGCCAAGTATGTGCATGAACGGTCGTCGGCGCATGCTAAGCGCGTTCAGGCATTGGCCGGCGCCAAAAACTTTCATATCGTCATGCCGGACGCGAATGTAGAGAAAACGGTGGAAAATATCATCGCATCATCCTTCGGAAGCGCAGGCGAACGCTGTATGGCCTGCTCCGCTGTGGTGGTTGTCGGCGACGGAGAGACTTTCATGGAGGCCCTCCTCAAGTCGGCAGAAGGGATGGAAGTCGGACCCGGTATAGAGGAAGCGGCGTTGACACCGGTGATCCGGCTTGAGCATAAGCAACGCATTGAACATTATATTGAGCGGGGTGTGGAAGAGGGAGCTCAGCTTCTGCTGGATGGGCGGTTGCACCGTCAGTGTGAGAACGAAGGCTACTACCTTGGCGCTACCATCTTTGATCGGGTGAAGCCGGAGATGGCCATTGCCCGGGAAGAAATCTTCGGACCCGTGCTGTCTGTGTTTCGGGCTGAACAATTGGATCAAGCTCTTGAGATTGTTAACTCCTCCCGATATGGTAACTCCGCGGTAATTTATACGGAGAATGCCAAAGCGGTCCGTCAATTTCGCGAGGAGGCGGAGGCGGGGATGCTCGGGGTAAACGTCGGTGTACCTGCGCCCATGGCGTTCTTCCCGTTTTCCGGATGGAAGAATTCCTTCTATGGCGACCTGCACGCGAACGGTAAAGACGGGGTAGAATTTTATACGAAGAAGAAAATGATGACTTCAAGATATTTCTAA
- the hydA gene encoding dihydropyrimidinase: MGKIMINGTIVTAADTYQADLLIEDGKIASIGKGLNRETHEIVDASGYYVFPGGIDPHTHLDMPFGGTVTADNFETGTRAAAFGGTTTIIDFCLTDKGKPLSDSIRTWHDKSRGQAAIDYSFHLMIGEMNAEVLAELPEVIREEGITSFKVFMAYKNVFQADDGTLFQTLLAARKLGALVMVHAENGDVIDYLIREALQAGNTEPIYHALTRPPVLEGEATGRAAKLTGLAQSQLYVVHVTCAEAVKQIAEARASGVEVWGETCPQYLVLDRSALEGPDFEGAKYVWSPPLREAEHQEALWNALRCGELQTLGSDHCSFNFKGQKDLGRHNFSLIPNGGPTIEDRFSILYSEGVAKGRIGLNQFVDIVSTRSAKLFGLFPRKGTIAVGSDADLVLFDPVVERTLSAETHHMNVDYNPFEGLKVTGEPVSVLVRGEFVIRDKVFVGNSGTGQYLRRVGYSGG; encoded by the coding sequence ATGGGCAAAATCATGATCAACGGAACCATCGTAACGGCCGCGGATACGTATCAGGCGGATCTTCTGATCGAGGACGGAAAAATTGCCTCTATCGGAAAAGGCCTAAACCGCGAAACACATGAGATTGTAGACGCTTCCGGTTACTATGTGTTTCCAGGAGGTATTGATCCGCATACCCATTTGGATATGCCTTTCGGCGGTACGGTCACGGCGGATAATTTCGAGACCGGCACTCGCGCCGCAGCTTTCGGTGGGACAACGACCATCATTGATTTTTGTCTGACGGATAAAGGTAAACCGCTCTCGGACAGCATCCGCACATGGCATGATAAATCGCGGGGCCAAGCTGCCATTGATTACAGTTTTCATCTGATGATCGGGGAGATGAATGCGGAGGTATTGGCGGAGCTGCCGGAGGTAATTCGCGAAGAGGGGATTACCTCGTTTAAAGTGTTCATGGCGTACAAGAACGTATTTCAGGCCGATGACGGGACCCTTTTTCAAACCTTATTGGCTGCCAGAAAGCTCGGTGCGTTGGTCATGGTTCATGCGGAAAACGGGGATGTCATCGACTATCTGATTCGTGAAGCTTTGCAGGCGGGGAACACAGAGCCCATCTATCACGCGTTAACGCGACCGCCGGTGCTCGAAGGAGAGGCCACGGGCAGAGCGGCGAAATTAACGGGTTTGGCGCAGTCACAGTTGTACGTCGTACACGTAACTTGTGCGGAGGCTGTGAAGCAAATTGCGGAAGCGCGCGCGAGCGGTGTGGAGGTATGGGGTGAAACCTGCCCGCAATACCTCGTGCTGGATCGTTCCGCCTTGGAAGGTCCAGACTTTGAGGGAGCCAAGTACGTGTGGTCCCCGCCGCTAAGGGAAGCAGAGCATCAAGAGGCCTTGTGGAACGCGTTGCGATGCGGGGAACTGCAGACGTTGGGGTCGGATCACTGTTCATTTAATTTTAAGGGGCAAAAGGATCTGGGTCGTCATAATTTCAGCCTTATTCCGAACGGGGGTCCAACGATTGAAGATCGGTTTTCCATTCTGTACTCCGAAGGCGTGGCCAAAGGGCGGATCGGGTTGAACCAGTTCGTGGATATCGTGTCCACTCGGTCCGCCAAGCTGTTCGGACTGTTTCCCCGCAAGGGTACGATCGCCGTCGGCTCCGACGCCGATCTTGTGCTGTTTGATCCGGTTGTTGAACGAACCTTATCTGCGGAAACCCATCATATGAATGTGGATTATAACCCCTTCGAAGGACTGAAAGTAACAGGTGAGCCGGTTTCGGTTTTGGTCCGGGGGGAGTTTGTTATTCGCGACAAGGTGTTCGTAGGGAACAGCGGCACAGGGCAATACTTGCGGCGGGTGGGCTATTCCGGAGGATGA
- the preA gene encoding NAD-dependent dihydropyrimidine dehydrogenase subunit PreA: protein MADLTTNLAGIRSPNPFWLASAPPTNTGYQVQRAFEAGWGGAVWKTLGDPIINTSSRFAAIHFNGQRVAGFNNIELITDRPLEVNLQEIYETKKRFPNHTLVASLMVEPKRDKWHEIVKRVEAAGVDGLELNFGCPHGMAERGMGSASGQQPDLVEAQTAWAKEAAQTPVIVKLTPNITDITATAKAAVRGGADAISLINTINSLAGVDLDTWNTIPHVGGKGAHGGYCGPAVKPIALNMVAECARNNFVYVPISGIGGIATWKDAVEFLLMGASNVQICTAAMHHGFRIVEDLIDGLTLYLEEKELESVHDLIGKSISKFSDWGDLDLNYAVVARIDTDTCIECNKCHIACEDTSHQCIERLTDAAGATYLQVREEDCVGCNLCAIVCPVEGAIEMVELPSREVPMSWNQRQAALAELGAVSELGDQDKEGL, encoded by the coding sequence ATGGCAGACTTAACAACGAATCTGGCAGGAATTCGATCCCCCAATCCGTTCTGGCTCGCATCCGCGCCGCCGACCAACACGGGTTATCAGGTGCAGAGGGCATTTGAGGCGGGATGGGGAGGGGCTGTGTGGAAGACGCTGGGGGACCCGATTATCAATACCTCCTCTCGCTTTGCAGCTATTCATTTTAACGGTCAACGGGTAGCTGGTTTTAACAATATTGAGCTGATTACCGACAGACCGCTGGAGGTCAATTTACAGGAAATATATGAAACCAAAAAACGGTTTCCTAACCATACCCTTGTCGCATCGCTCATGGTCGAACCGAAACGGGACAAATGGCACGAGATTGTAAAGCGGGTCGAGGCGGCGGGCGTGGACGGTCTGGAGCTGAATTTTGGCTGTCCGCACGGCATGGCTGAACGCGGGATGGGGTCCGCCTCAGGACAACAGCCGGACCTTGTCGAGGCTCAGACCGCTTGGGCCAAAGAAGCCGCTCAAACGCCGGTAATCGTTAAGCTTACGCCTAACATTACCGACATTACAGCTACAGCTAAAGCGGCTGTACGGGGCGGAGCGGATGCCATCTCGCTGATCAACACCATCAACTCTTTAGCCGGGGTTGATTTGGACACATGGAACACGATTCCGCATGTCGGCGGCAAGGGCGCGCACGGAGGATATTGCGGACCGGCGGTTAAGCCGATCGCGCTGAATATGGTGGCGGAATGCGCGCGGAACAATTTCGTGTACGTTCCCATATCCGGCATCGGCGGCATTGCCACGTGGAAGGACGCTGTTGAATTCCTCCTGATGGGGGCTTCAAACGTACAAATATGCACGGCAGCGATGCATCACGGCTTCCGGATTGTCGAAGACCTGATTGACGGCCTGACCCTTTACCTGGAAGAGAAAGAACTCGAATCCGTACATGATCTAATTGGAAAATCGATCTCCAAATTTTCGGATTGGGGCGACCTGGATTTGAATTATGCGGTCGTAGCGCGAATCGATACCGACACCTGCATTGAATGCAATAAATGTCATATTGCCTGTGAAGACACATCCCATCAATGCATTGAGCGCTTAACGGACGCCGCCGGCGCCACTTATCTCCAAGTTCGGGAAGAAGATTGTGTGGGTTGCAATCTGTGCGCGATTGTCTGCCCTGTGGAAGGGGCGATTGAAATGGTGGAGCTGCCTTCAAGGGAAGTGCCCATGAGCTGGAATCAACGCCAGGCGGCGCTGGCGGAGCTTGGGGCTGTCAGCGAATTGGGAGATCAGGATAAGGAGGGACTGTAA
- a CDS encoding NAD(P)-dependent oxidoreductase, protein MASTFISVQDLERNFREVKRVMRPKEAQEESNRCLYCYDAPCIKACPTGIDIPSFIKKIATGNLKGSARTIMDANPVGATCARVCPTEELCEGACVLNESSNPIRIGDLQRYATDWAIQSEQALFKAGEPNGKSVAVVGGGPAGLSAARELARFGFAVTLFESKEQAGGLDTYGIVSFRLPQEISLWEVEQVKALGVNIRTQVQVGRDISPSELLSAYDAVVLAVGLSAVPRLGIEGEASPDVYDAVEFIESTKGPFLRTDFTGKEVAVIGAGNTAIDAATCAVRLGAAKVKIVYRRTRQEMTAYDFEFEFAKADGVEFEWLTAPSRLVTRPDGTLAGVECVKMQAQVGHPLADDKPSLVPVEHSAFLLRADAVILAIGQTRHTAFVESWGIEHRRGTVTVNPDTMQTSDPRIYAAGDVIFGEGQGEAMVVSAAQQGKKAARAIHQLLASAKP, encoded by the coding sequence ATGGCTTCTACATTCATCTCGGTTCAGGATCTGGAGCGGAATTTCCGGGAGGTGAAGCGGGTGATGCGGCCGAAGGAAGCGCAGGAAGAATCCAACCGCTGCCTCTATTGTTATGACGCTCCATGTATTAAGGCATGTCCGACAGGAATCGATATCCCCTCCTTTATAAAGAAAATAGCTACAGGTAACCTCAAAGGTTCGGCAAGAACCATTATGGACGCGAACCCCGTAGGAGCCACATGCGCACGGGTTTGTCCGACCGAGGAGCTGTGTGAGGGAGCGTGTGTATTGAATGAATCATCAAACCCGATTCGCATCGGCGATCTCCAAAGGTATGCTACCGACTGGGCAATCCAGAGCGAGCAGGCACTGTTCAAAGCGGGTGAGCCCAACGGTAAATCCGTCGCGGTTGTAGGCGGCGGTCCGGCAGGATTGTCGGCTGCGCGCGAATTGGCCCGGTTTGGGTTTGCCGTCACCTTGTTTGAGAGCAAGGAGCAAGCAGGCGGTTTGGATACCTACGGCATCGTGTCGTTCCGGCTGCCTCAGGAAATTTCCTTGTGGGAGGTTGAACAAGTAAAGGCGTTAGGCGTGAATATCCGCACTCAGGTCCAAGTCGGCCGCGATATCTCCCCTTCCGAATTGTTATCCGCATATGATGCAGTTGTGCTGGCTGTTGGCTTGTCCGCTGTGCCCAGGTTAGGGATTGAAGGGGAAGCTTCGCCCGATGTATATGATGCTGTCGAATTTATCGAGTCGACCAAAGGTCCCTTTTTGCGCACAGACTTCACGGGGAAAGAAGTGGCCGTCATCGGCGCGGGCAATACAGCCATCGATGCGGCCACCTGCGCTGTAAGGCTTGGCGCAGCGAAAGTAAAGATTGTATACAGGCGTACCCGGCAGGAAATGACGGCCTATGATTTCGAATTCGAATTTGCGAAAGCGGACGGCGTGGAGTTCGAATGGCTGACCGCCCCCTCCCGCTTGGTGACGAGGCCGGACGGTACATTGGCTGGGGTTGAATGCGTAAAAATGCAAGCGCAGGTCGGCCACCCACTTGCTGATGACAAACCAAGCCTCGTCCCTGTTGAACATTCCGCTTTTCTTTTGCGAGCGGACGCGGTCATATTGGCTATCGGCCAAACACGACATACCGCGTTCGTTGAGAGCTGGGGGATCGAGCATAGGAGGGGAACCGTTACCGTCAATCCGGACACGATGCAAACCTCAGATCCTCGTATTTACGCGGCGGGCGATGTCATCTTCGGCGAGGGGCAAGGAGAAGCCATGGTTGTATCCGCCGCTCAGCAAGGCAAGAAGGCTGCAAGGGCAATACACCAATTGCTTGCATCAGCTAAACCATAG
- a CDS encoding M20 family metallo-hydrolase, with protein MSKAGVLTIQAERLQRRIMELAEIGKIGDTGVCRLALTPEDKQGVERVRQWMEEAGLETRIDPFANLIGTWKCEQPQQPVLMLGSHIDSQPYGGRYDGVIGVLGAIEAVQTLKEERFTPERDMEVVAFCDEEGSRFNKGLFGARGMVGRLEEGELARTDRNSISRREALVAFGCQLEEIEVYQYEEGRIGAYLELHIEQGPILDSMGEPVGIVSGISGPLWWTVEMTGFAGHAGSVPMHMRQDALLGAAKVIVALNELVTAVPGAPTVGTVGQLTVFPDSRNIIPEKVSFTVDLRDMDLERRNLYEAQLRAALEAITALHGLTYEIREDTNSEPRYCAEAIRSVIRSQAEDMQLTPPELMSGPFHDALTMSYVCDYGMIFVRCKQGISHNPAEYASPEDISLGVELLYRTAKFMAVSNPEA; from the coding sequence ATGAGTAAAGCGGGGGTCCTAACGATTCAAGCGGAACGGTTGCAACGAAGAATAATGGAGCTTGCCGAGATCGGCAAGATCGGGGATACCGGTGTCTGCCGTTTGGCTCTGACGCCCGAGGACAAGCAAGGGGTGGAACGGGTTCGGCAATGGATGGAAGAAGCGGGACTGGAGACGAGAATCGATCCTTTTGCCAATCTGATCGGGACCTGGAAGTGCGAACAACCCCAGCAACCCGTTCTCATGCTAGGCTCGCATATCGACTCGCAGCCTTACGGGGGACGCTATGACGGCGTGATCGGCGTACTCGGAGCGATAGAAGCGGTGCAGACGCTGAAGGAAGAAAGGTTTACGCCCGAGCGGGACATGGAGGTGGTCGCCTTTTGCGATGAAGAAGGGAGTAGGTTCAATAAAGGGTTGTTCGGCGCTCGGGGCATGGTAGGCAGGCTGGAAGAGGGCGAACTTGCGCGCACGGACCGAAACAGCATATCGCGGCGGGAGGCGCTGGTGGCATTTGGATGCCAACTGGAAGAAATCGAGGTCTACCAATATGAAGAGGGGCGGATCGGCGCTTACCTGGAGCTTCATATTGAACAAGGGCCTATTCTAGATTCCATGGGGGAACCGGTCGGGATCGTTAGCGGCATATCCGGGCCGTTGTGGTGGACCGTTGAGATGACGGGCTTTGCGGGTCACGCGGGTTCCGTACCCATGCATATGCGTCAGGACGCTTTACTCGGGGCTGCCAAGGTCATTGTCGCTCTGAATGAACTGGTTACGGCTGTTCCCGGCGCCCCGACGGTAGGAACGGTCGGTCAGCTGACCGTCTTCCCGGACTCGCGCAATATTATCCCGGAGAAGGTGTCTTTCACCGTGGATTTACGGGATATGGATTTGGAACGCCGTAACCTGTATGAGGCGCAATTACGAGCCGCATTGGAGGCAATTACCGCTCTTCACGGTCTAACTTATGAGATCCGCGAAGATACCAACAGCGAACCGCGATATTGTGCGGAAGCGATCCGCAGCGTGATAAGAAGCCAAGCGGAAGATATGCAACTTACCCCGCCTGAACTGATGAGCGGCCCTTTTCATGATGCGTTGACGATGTCTTATGTGTGCGATTACGGCATGATTTTTGTCCGATGTAAACAAGGGATTTCGCATAATCCGGCAGAGTACGCTTCCCCGGAAGATATTTCGCTGGGCGTGGAGTTGCTGTACCGTACCGCCAAGTTTATGGCCGTTTCGAATCCAGAGGCGTGA
- a CDS encoding aspartate aminotransferase family protein translates to MNDLNADPKAEWLKKDRTYLWHHISPHNDNPIIFVSGEGAWLTDADGNRYFDGMSGLWCVNVGHGREEIAQAAAKQMTTLAYTPLTQSHVPAIELAAKINDWLDGEYRIFFSNSGSDANEVAFKIARQYHRQNGKLGKHKFISRYRAYHGNSMGALGATGQAQRKLKYEPLGIGFSHVPPPYCYRCPFGQQADSCRLECAQAFEDAIIGEGADSVAAVIMEPVITGGGMIVPPDSYLPRIRSICDKYDVLLIMDEVICGFGRSGQRFGHLNYGVRPDIVTMAKGMTSAYSPLSATAVSAELYACFKIPGGDNHFRHVNTFGGNPVSCAVALENINILEREELVSRSAQIGTQLQTLLSPLREHPNVGDIRFFGSAVGIELVDDPISKTPARSDRVAGIIAACFSKGLLIGKNGDTVPGFMNILTLCPPFITTDDELDYIASVLSEVFFGISEEDAS, encoded by the coding sequence ATGAATGATTTAAATGCTGATCCTAAAGCCGAATGGCTCAAAAAAGACCGTACATATCTCTGGCATCATATTTCACCCCATAACGATAACCCGATCATCTTTGTCTCCGGTGAAGGCGCCTGGTTGACGGATGCCGACGGGAACAGGTATTTCGACGGCATGTCCGGATTGTGGTGCGTGAATGTGGGACACGGCCGGGAGGAGATTGCCCAAGCGGCCGCCAAGCAGATGACGACGTTGGCTTATACTCCGCTGACCCAGTCTCATGTTCCGGCGATCGAACTTGCGGCGAAGATCAATGATTGGTTGGACGGAGAGTACCGGATCTTCTTCTCGAATTCCGGCTCCGATGCGAATGAAGTGGCCTTTAAGATTGCGCGGCAATATCACCGCCAGAACGGCAAGCTCGGCAAACATAAGTTTATCTCGAGGTATCGCGCCTATCACGGTAACTCCATGGGAGCCTTAGGCGCGACAGGTCAAGCTCAGCGAAAACTGAAGTATGAGCCGCTGGGAATCGGGTTCAGCCATGTGCCGCCGCCTTATTGTTACCGGTGTCCGTTCGGACAACAAGCGGACTCTTGCCGGTTAGAATGCGCCCAAGCGTTTGAGGATGCGATCATTGGGGAAGGAGCCGACTCCGTGGCCGCCGTGATCATGGAGCCTGTCATCACAGGCGGAGGAATGATTGTCCCGCCGGACAGCTATTTGCCGAGAATTCGCAGCATATGCGACAAATACGATGTGCTGCTCATCATGGATGAGGTTATCTGCGGATTCGGCAGATCCGGACAACGATTCGGGCATCTGAATTATGGGGTTCGTCCTGATATCGTCACGATGGCCAAAGGCATGACAAGCGCCTATTCGCCTTTGTCGGCTACAGCCGTCTCCGCGGAGCTTTATGCATGTTTCAAGATCCCCGGCGGCGACAATCACTTCCGCCATGTTAATACGTTCGGCGGCAATCCGGTTTCCTGTGCGGTGGCGCTTGAAAACATTAATATATTGGAGCGGGAAGAACTTGTGAGCCGCTCAGCGCAGATCGGGACCCAATTGCAGACTCTGCTCTCGCCGCTTAGGGAGCACCCGAATGTAGGGGATATCCGTTTTTTTGGGTCTGCAGTGGGGATCGAGCTGGTGGATGACCCAATCAGCAAGACGCCTGCACGGTCAGATCGGGTTGCCGGTATCATTGCCGCATGCTTCAGCAAGGGGTTGCTCATCGGTAAGAACGGAGATACGGTGCCAGGATTCATGAATATCCTTACATTATGCCCGCCGTTCATAACGACAGATGATGAGCTTGACTATATTGCGAGCGTGCTTTCTGAAGTATTCTTCGGAATCTCAGAGGAGGATGCGTCATGA
- a CDS encoding alpha-amylase family protein translates to MRFRQIHLDFHTSEAIANIGEQFNKDHFQAMLQAGHVDSITVFAKCHHGWAYHPTENNEMHPGLSFDLLGAMIEAAHEIDVKTPVYISAGLDEKLARRQPDWLIRDMDDRTNWVSGFMTPGYHQFCFNTPYLDILISQIEEVVSRYDANGVFLDIVGIRNCYCQYCVASVRQEGSDPRDSEAMVRVWERTYANYTDRVRRAVDKHKPGLNVFHNGGHIRRGRRDLADMNTHLELESLPTGGWGYDHFPLSARYAQQLGLDLLGMTGKFHTTWGEFGGYKHPNALRYETALCLANGSRCSIGDQLHPNGYMDPATYELIGMAYAEVQAKEAWCADVTNVADVALLSLEATVPPSGSDHEQRTFNADAGAVRILLEGKVLFDVVDKYSNFNMYKVLILPDGVALEGDLLVKVEDFLSGGGKVLATGRSGLNGEGNQFAIDLGVRWLAENSYQPDYYRPSTDQGYIRDASYVMYGIGQRIQLTESGSELGHREDPYFNREIFTFCSHLHTPSRLNDGGPAVVESVSGIYMAWDVFEDYAIKGSLILREMVMDALNRLLQDKKTLRTSLPAQGITTLQRQGAKNRYIHHLLYASPVRRGTDIEVIEDIVPLYNIQSHIRVNEPIKRIYTAPNLSEITFEQMDGVVTYSLPQLECHQMVVLEY, encoded by the coding sequence ATGAGATTCAGGCAAATTCATCTAGATTTTCACACTTCCGAAGCCATTGCGAACATCGGAGAGCAGTTCAATAAGGATCATTTCCAGGCCATGCTCCAAGCTGGTCATGTTGACTCGATCACCGTTTTTGCCAAATGCCATCATGGATGGGCGTACCACCCGACCGAGAACAATGAAATGCACCCCGGGCTTTCCTTTGATCTTCTCGGCGCCATGATCGAGGCAGCCCATGAGATCGATGTGAAGACACCCGTTTATATATCGGCAGGTCTTGATGAAAAGCTGGCTCGCCGGCAACCGGATTGGCTAATTCGGGATATGGACGATCGGACAAATTGGGTGAGCGGGTTTATGACACCGGGGTATCATCAATTCTGCTTCAATACGCCATATCTGGATATTCTGATTAGTCAGATTGAGGAAGTAGTTAGCCGTTACGACGCTAACGGGGTTTTCCTGGATATAGTAGGCATAAGGAACTGTTACTGTCAGTATTGTGTCGCTTCCGTTCGACAGGAAGGCAGCGATCCTCGGGATTCTGAAGCGATGGTACGCGTCTGGGAACGCACTTATGCGAATTATACGGATCGGGTGCGCCGTGCGGTAGACAAGCACAAGCCAGGGCTGAACGTATTCCATAACGGCGGACATATCCGCCGAGGCCGCAGAGACCTTGCAGACATGAATACGCATCTTGAACTGGAGTCATTGCCTACAGGGGGATGGGGCTATGATCACTTCCCATTATCCGCTAGGTATGCGCAGCAGCTCGGCTTGGACCTCCTCGGCATGACAGGCAAGTTTCATACGACCTGGGGCGAGTTCGGCGGGTATAAACACCCGAACGCGCTCAGGTACGAAACAGCGCTCTGTCTTGCGAACGGTTCCCGTTGTTCCATAGGTGATCAACTGCACCCGAACGGCTATATGGATCCGGCTACGTACGAACTGATCGGGATGGCATATGCGGAGGTGCAAGCGAAGGAAGCATGGTGCGCGGATGTTACGAACGTAGCCGACGTTGCGCTGCTGTCACTTGAAGCAACGGTTCCCCCAAGTGGTTCTGATCATGAGCAACGTACATTTAACGCGGACGCGGGAGCCGTTCGCATTCTGCTGGAAGGAAAGGTTCTGTTCGATGTTGTGGACAAGTACTCTAACTTTAATATGTACAAGGTACTTATCTTACCGGATGGTGTGGCACTTGAAGGAGATCTTCTGGTAAAAGTGGAAGATTTCCTTTCAGGCGGCGGCAAGGTACTGGCAACCGGGCGTTCCGGGCTGAACGGTGAAGGCAATCAGTTCGCGATCGATCTTGGTGTCCGCTGGCTAGCCGAGAATTCGTATCAACCGGATTATTATCGGCCAAGTACCGATCAAGGTTATATACGGGATGCCTCTTATGTTATGTATGGCATAGGACAACGGATTCAACTGACAGAGAGCGGATCCGAGCTGGGACACCGGGAAGATCCCTATTTTAACCGAGAAATATTCACGTTCTGTTCGCATCTTCACACACCGAGCCGTTTGAATGACGGAGGTCCTGCCGTTGTAGAAAGCGTTAGCGGCATTTATATGGCTTGGGATGTGTTCGAAGATTACGCCATCAAGGGGAGCTTGATCCTCAGGGAGATGGTGATGGATGCGCTCAACCGTCTACTTCAGGACAAGAAGACGCTCCGCACCTCGCTTCCGGCTCAGGGGATTACAACGCTGCAACGACAGGGCGCTAAGAACCGCTACATTCACCACTTGCTCTACGCTTCCCCTGTTAGAAGGGGAACTGACATTGAGGTTATCGAGGATATTGTACCGTTGTACAATATTCAATCCCATATTCGTGTGAATGAACCAATCAAGCGAATATATACGGCTCCGAACCTGTCTGAGATCACGTTCGAGCAGATGGACGGAGTTGTAACCTACAGTTTGCCGCAGCTTGAATGTCACCAAATGGTTGTTCTGGAATATTAA